In a single window of the Flavobacterium sp. W4I14 genome:
- a CDS encoding lysozyme (product_source=KO:K07273; cath_funfam=3.20.20.80; cog=COG3757; ko=KO:K07273; pfam=PF01183; smart=SM00641; superfamily=51445; transmembrane_helix_parts=Inside_1_46,TMhelix_47_69,Outside_70_305), whose protein sequence is MHPETDQMPPEKRTPINKTPVAKKPAVRKPVTRKPTTGRKKKGGISVQLKLVIAGLLLILLSPFYYGYVLRSFVATWRWVKDWGQDPNYRTYESFNIKIPKKYTVHGIDVSYYQGKINWQKVKEMKEDEVSIRFAFIKATEGLMLVDPYFQRNWREAPKAGILCGAYHFFRPKKDGKTQAKFFLQVVNIEKGDLPPVVDIESLDGVSPLKMRAELSDFLNYVEMKTKVRPIVYTGLKFYEDYLVDHFDDYPLWIAHYYQPKLRMDKSRWKFWQHSDKAKINGIGHVVDFNAFNGDSLALDRLLVH, encoded by the coding sequence TTGCATCCGGAAACCGATCAAATGCCGCCAGAGAAAAGAACCCCAATAAACAAGACCCCAGTTGCCAAAAAACCTGCCGTTAGGAAACCTGTTACCAGAAAACCCACAACAGGCAGAAAAAAGAAAGGTGGTATTTCGGTTCAACTTAAATTGGTTATTGCAGGTTTATTGTTGATTTTGCTTTCTCCATTTTACTACGGTTATGTTTTAAGAAGTTTTGTGGCTACCTGGCGCTGGGTTAAAGATTGGGGGCAAGATCCAAATTACAGAACTTACGAAAGTTTTAACATCAAAATCCCCAAAAAATATACCGTTCACGGTATCGATGTTTCCTACTATCAGGGTAAAATAAACTGGCAAAAAGTAAAGGAAATGAAAGAGGATGAGGTTAGTATCCGTTTTGCCTTTATCAAAGCCACAGAAGGATTAATGCTGGTTGATCCCTATTTTCAGCGCAATTGGCGTGAAGCCCCAAAAGCAGGAATTCTTTGTGGTGCATATCACTTTTTCAGACCAAAAAAGGACGGTAAAACACAGGCTAAATTTTTCTTACAGGTGGTGAATATCGAGAAAGGCGACTTACCGCCAGTTGTGGATATTGAATCGTTGGATGGCGTTTCTCCTTTAAAAATGAGGGCGGAACTTTCCGATTTTCTCAATTATGTAGAAATGAAAACCAAAGTTAGGCCAATTGTTTACACCGGACTTAAATTTTATGAAGATTATTTAGTCGATCATTTTGATGATTATCCTCTGTGGATTGCCCACTATTATCAACCAAAATTAAGAATGGATAAAAGCCGTTGGAAGTTTTGGCAGCACTCTGATAAAGCCAAAATTAACGGCATCGGTCATGTAGTCGATTTTAATGCTTTTAATGGAGATAGTTTAGCGTTAGATAGGCTATTAGTTCATTAG
- a CDS encoding L-alanine-DL-glutamate epimerase-like enolase superfamily enzyme (product_source=COG4948; cath_funfam=3.20.20.120,3.30.390.10; cog=COG4948; ko=KO:K19802; pfam=PF02746,PF13378; smart=SM00922; superfamily=51604,54826): MKIAHTEIYRFSIPMEPFVIATGTMHFAQNVLIRIFTDTGIHGIGECSAFPMIVGETQETCIAMAKDFAAILKGKDPLEIPERMNDLLGYADHNNTIKSAFDMALFDIAAKNAKLPLYKFLGGTKRTIETDMTIGIDTPAGMAVTALKYKSQGCRILKIKLGKKVHDDIERVKHIREAVGEDLILRLDANQGWSFDDALFALGELEKYNIEFCEQPMRTWYDDKLPELNVNSPIKLMADESCYNHHDARKLINSQSTTYLNIKFSKSGGILEAQKIHEEALQRGVKCMIGSMLETRIALSANLHFALASPNVEFFDLDTALLGHLVDPVVGGLTYNGYFLDVPEEIGIGAEADEFFLEKCESWTI; the protein is encoded by the coding sequence ATGAAAATCGCCCATACCGAAATATACCGCTTTAGCATACCGATGGAACCTTTTGTTATTGCAACCGGAACCATGCATTTTGCCCAGAATGTATTAATCAGAATTTTTACCGATACGGGCATTCACGGCATTGGAGAATGTTCTGCTTTCCCGATGATTGTGGGTGAAACGCAGGAAACCTGCATTGCGATGGCTAAAGACTTCGCCGCCATTTTAAAAGGGAAAGATCCCTTAGAAATTCCGGAACGAATGAATGATTTATTGGGTTATGCCGATCACAACAATACCATTAAAAGTGCTTTCGACATGGCGTTATTTGATATTGCAGCCAAAAATGCAAAATTACCATTGTATAAATTTCTTGGTGGAACCAAACGCACCATAGAAACTGATATGACCATTGGTATCGACACACCGGCCGGAATGGCAGTAACAGCGTTGAAATATAAAAGCCAGGGCTGCCGCATCCTAAAGATTAAACTGGGCAAAAAAGTACATGATGATATAGAAAGGGTAAAACATATCCGCGAAGCAGTAGGCGAAGATTTGATTTTACGCCTGGATGCCAATCAGGGCTGGAGTTTTGATGATGCTTTATTTGCTTTAGGTGAGCTAGAAAAATACAATATTGAGTTTTGCGAACAACCTATGCGCACCTGGTATGATGATAAACTGCCTGAATTAAATGTAAATTCACCGATTAAGCTCATGGCCGACGAAAGCTGTTACAACCATCACGATGCACGTAAACTGATCAATAGCCAGTCTACAACTTATTTAAACATTAAATTTTCGAAATCCGGAGGCATTTTAGAAGCGCAAAAAATCCATGAGGAAGCCTTACAACGCGGCGTAAAATGTATGATTGGAAGTATGCTCGAAACCAGGATTGCTTTAAGCGCCAACCTACATTTTGCATTGGCCAGCCCTAATGTGGAGTTTTTTGATTTAGATACTGCCTTGCTGGGCCATTTGGTCGATCCTGTTGTTGGTGGCCTCACTTATAATGGATACTTCCTTGATGTTCCTGAAGAAATTGGTATTGGTGCAGAGGCTGATGAATTTTTCTTAGAAAAATGTGAAAGTTGGACCATTTAG
- a CDS encoding uncharacterized protein YyaL (SSP411 family) (product_source=COG1331; cath_funfam=1.50.10.10,3.40.30.10; cog=COG1331; ko=KO:K06888; pfam=PF03190,PF07221; superfamily=48208,52833) → MSDTNNLIHASSPYLLQHAHNPVNWYEWGAEALEKAKTENKLILVSIGYSACHWCHVMERESFENHEVAEVMNRHFICIKVDREERPDIDQIYMYAIQLMTGSGGWPLNCICLPDQRPIYGGTYFRKNDWINILENVAALWANEPDKAIQYAERLTSGIKDSEKIIPAVTAEEYTHEHLTEIIDPWKRHFDIGYGGYNRAPKFPLPNNWVFLLRYGFLKDDESVFTAVCHTLEEMSRGGIYDQIGGGFARYSVDDRWHVPHFEKMLYDNAQLISLYTEAYQCTKFDSFKQTVVETINWVFKEMTSADGLFYSALDADSEGVEGKFYVWDKAEFDQVLGEDAKLIGAYYNITEEGNWEEEQTNILRKTISDEDLLAKFDIDAEQLYDKVNSAKEKLLAVRSKRIRPGLDDKCLTAWNGMMIKALADAAEVLSHEPYYEKASVAANFILNHLKSENGGLYRNYKNGKASITGFLDDYAFFIEALIALYEADFDEKWLEEAKSLTDYVIANFTDADSPMFFYTSAESEDLIARKHEVMDNVIPASNSTMAQNLKKLGLLFDIEQYAEKAAEMLAAVQPKIKSYGSAYSNWAIQLLNEIYGINEIAITGLETDSIKLALSGHYIPNKITLGGTKSNLPLLKGKQSNETKVYICRNKVCQLPVNTVEDALEYLQ, encoded by the coding sequence ATGTCTGATACAAATAACCTAATCCATGCTTCTTCGCCATATTTGTTGCAACATGCCCATAATCCTGTTAATTGGTACGAATGGGGCGCAGAAGCGTTAGAAAAGGCAAAAACGGAAAATAAACTTATATTGGTGAGCATTGGCTATTCGGCCTGCCATTGGTGCCACGTAATGGAACGCGAAAGTTTCGAGAACCACGAAGTGGCTGAGGTGATGAACCGTCATTTTATCTGCATTAAGGTTGATCGGGAGGAGCGTCCGGATATTGATCAGATTTATATGTATGCCATCCAGCTCATGACAGGCAGTGGAGGCTGGCCTTTAAACTGTATCTGCTTGCCCGATCAGCGACCAATTTATGGCGGAACCTATTTCAGGAAAAATGATTGGATCAATATTCTGGAAAATGTTGCTGCACTTTGGGCAAATGAACCCGATAAGGCTATCCAATATGCTGAACGGTTAACTTCGGGTATTAAAGACAGTGAAAAGATAATCCCTGCAGTAACAGCAGAAGAGTATACCCATGAACATTTAACTGAAATTATCGATCCCTGGAAACGTCATTTCGATATTGGTTATGGAGGTTATAACCGCGCTCCAAAATTTCCTTTACCCAATAATTGGGTATTTTTATTGCGGTATGGCTTTTTAAAAGATGATGAATCTGTTTTTACAGCGGTTTGTCATACACTCGAAGAAATGAGCCGAGGCGGTATTTATGATCAGATTGGTGGCGGATTTGCCCGTTATTCGGTTGATGATAGATGGCATGTGCCACATTTCGAAAAGATGCTTTACGATAACGCTCAGCTCATCAGTTTATACACAGAGGCTTATCAGTGTACCAAATTCGATTCGTTTAAACAAACAGTAGTTGAAACCATAAATTGGGTTTTTAAGGAGATGACTTCAGCCGATGGATTGTTTTATTCAGCACTTGATGCAGATAGCGAGGGGGTAGAGGGCAAATTTTATGTGTGGGATAAAGCAGAATTCGATCAGGTTTTGGGAGAAGATGCCAAATTAATCGGCGCTTACTACAACATTACCGAAGAAGGTAACTGGGAAGAAGAACAAACCAATATTTTGCGCAAAACCATCAGCGATGAAGATCTGCTTGCGAAATTTGATATTGATGCAGAGCAGCTTTATGATAAAGTAAACTCAGCTAAAGAAAAATTATTGGCTGTGCGGAGCAAAAGAATCAGGCCAGGCTTGGATGATAAATGTTTAACTGCCTGGAATGGTATGATGATTAAAGCTTTGGCTGATGCCGCAGAGGTACTGAGTCATGAGCCATATTATGAGAAAGCCTCAGTAGCGGCCAATTTTATTTTAAATCACTTAAAATCAGAAAATGGTGGCTTATACCGCAATTATAAAAACGGAAAGGCTTCTATTACAGGCTTCTTAGATGATTATGCCTTTTTTATTGAAGCGCTGATTGCCCTATACGAAGCTGATTTTGATGAAAAATGGTTAGAAGAGGCGAAATCATTGACCGATTATGTGATCGCTAATTTTACGGATGCAGATTCGCCGATGTTTTTCTATACCTCAGCTGAAAGTGAAGATTTAATTGCCCGTAAACATGAAGTAATGGATAATGTAATTCCCGCTTCAAATTCTACAATGGCGCAGAATTTGAAAAAATTGGGTTTGCTTTTCGATATTGAACAATATGCCGAAAAAGCGGCAGAAATGCTTGCTGCGGTTCAGCCGAAGATCAAAAGTTATGGTTCTGCCTACTCAAACTGGGCTATTCAACTGTTAAACGAAATTTACGGTATAAACGAAATTGCCATTACCGGTTTAGAAACCGATAGTATTAAGTTAGCATTAAGCGGACATTATATTCCGAACAAAATTACATTGGGCGGAACAAAAAGTAACCTGCCGCTGTTAAAAGGTAAGCAAAGCAATGAAACAAAAGTTTATATTTGCCGAAATAAAGTATGCCAGTTGCCGGTTAACACTGTTGAGGACGCATTAGAGTATTTACAATAA
- a CDS encoding FKBP-type peptidyl-prolyl cis-trans isomerase SlyD (product_source=KO:K03775; cath_funfam=3.10.50.40; cog=COG1047; ko=KO:K03775; pfam=PF00254; superfamily=54534) has protein sequence MNISPNSVVALTYELHTTNEEGQQVFVEKADEQNPLVFLYGVGMMLPKFEEHLTGLKTGDEYGFELSAADGYGDIDPGAFADLPKTMFTEAGGELPNVGDVIPLQDNNGNQFRAGVTAVHDETISVDLNHPMAGKNLVFSGVILNVREATQDELAHGHAHGADGHSGH, from the coding sequence ATGAATATTTCACCAAACTCTGTAGTAGCGTTAACTTACGAATTGCATACTACTAACGAAGAAGGACAACAAGTTTTTGTAGAAAAAGCTGACGAACAAAATCCTTTAGTATTTTTATATGGCGTTGGCATGATGTTGCCTAAATTTGAAGAACATTTAACTGGTTTAAAAACTGGTGATGAATATGGCTTCGAGCTATCTGCAGCAGATGGTTATGGTGATATCGATCCAGGTGCTTTTGCCGACCTTCCAAAAACCATGTTTACTGAAGCTGGTGGCGAATTGCCAAATGTAGGTGATGTAATTCCTTTACAAGATAATAATGGTAACCAGTTTAGAGCAGGTGTTACCGCTGTTCACGACGAAACCATTTCAGTAGATTTAAACCACCCAATGGCTGGTAAAAACTTAGTGTTTAGCGGTGTGATTTTAAATGTACGTGAAGCTACTCAAGATGAATTGGCTCATGGTCATGCTCATGGAGCTGATGGTCATTCAGGTCACTAA
- a CDS encoding Uma2 family endonuclease (product_source=COG4636; cath_funfam=3.90.1570.10; cog=COG4636; pfam=PF05685; superfamily=52980): MKNIKPYPTEEEQPPIKTLNEVDFSATYSYADYMRFEFEERLEIIKGYIFKMSPAPSRIHQKISGRIFNPIYNVFNSHKCEVYAAPFDVRLARKNVDDKEVFTVVQPDIVVICDPTKLDKRGCIGAPDIVVEILSPGNNKKELINKYEVYEEAGVKEYWIVSSSEKTFFRYILDNNGKFQPTKLLTEGEEVTTTIIPGFKLILDEVFQD; encoded by the coding sequence ATGAAGAATATCAAACCATATCCTACTGAAGAAGAGCAACCTCCAATTAAAACCCTTAACGAGGTCGATTTTTCTGCGACTTATAGTTATGCAGATTATATGCGCTTCGAATTTGAAGAGCGCTTAGAAATTATCAAAGGGTACATTTTCAAGATGAGCCCTGCTCCTTCCAGGATTCATCAAAAAATATCGGGAAGAATTTTTAATCCTATCTATAACGTATTCAACAGCCATAAATGTGAAGTGTATGCAGCACCTTTTGATGTACGTCTAGCAAGGAAAAATGTAGATGACAAAGAAGTTTTCACCGTAGTGCAACCAGATATAGTTGTAATTTGCGATCCGACTAAGCTCGATAAGCGTGGATGTATTGGCGCACCCGATATTGTTGTCGAGATTTTATCACCTGGCAACAATAAAAAAGAACTGATCAATAAATACGAAGTTTATGAAGAAGCAGGTGTTAAAGAATACTGGATTGTAAGCTCTTCGGAAAAAACATTTTTCAGATATATCCTCGATAATAATGGCAAGTTTCAACCTACAAAACTACTTACTGAGGGCGAAGAGGTAACCACAACGATTATACCAGGCTTTAAACTCATTTTAGATGAGGTTTTTCAAGATTAA
- a CDS encoding hypothetical protein (product_source=Hypo-rule applied; superfamily=56925; transmembrane_helix_parts=Inside_1_36,TMhelix_37_59,Outside_60_408): MDKELIEHITAQLQNHEETYPNGAWERFSEKKNKRRGIAFWPLWAAAAALILAFGGVFFAQNNNIDQKKDVAITKPKAQQNATADANTNADIETKTNATSLNNGTNPVNNLAANRPARITESTKPLLTEQTGYPFINTSAQLDPVNDNLLDNKLAGANLSNLKTKQFEILTEKKKSRSTAQTSFEKLLAQDSYANQQKSPSKTSENSKWQPDVYIAPAMGNDNKVTMNYGFSLSYAIANKLSISSGISYASISTTESLNASAPQTLSGKNLESVDAKVRGINVPLELKYNISDKLYTNIGVSALAVLNNSQQNNYIVNQVQNFSTTTANGYADSKTLIVKEKTTEPQPEANIDPDKYIGFYNFSLGYKQKISKKNNIAIEPFLRLPMKTFSKENLNLTNGGLRLKIDF; the protein is encoded by the coding sequence ATGGATAAGGAATTAATTGAGCATATCACCGCGCAACTCCAAAACCATGAGGAAACATACCCTAATGGTGCTTGGGAGCGCTTTTCGGAGAAAAAAAATAAAAGAAGAGGCATTGCTTTTTGGCCTTTGTGGGCTGCTGCTGCTGCCTTAATTTTGGCCTTCGGAGGTGTATTTTTTGCGCAAAACAATAATATAGATCAGAAAAAAGATGTAGCAATAACTAAACCTAAAGCTCAGCAAAATGCTACTGCCGATGCGAATACAAATGCAGATATTGAAACTAAAACCAATGCTACTTCATTAAATAATGGTACAAACCCTGTAAATAACCTAGCGGCAAATCGTCCAGCCAGAATTACAGAAAGCACAAAACCATTATTAACAGAGCAGACCGGTTATCCGTTTATTAATACATCAGCGCAATTAGATCCTGTAAACGATAACCTTTTAGATAATAAGCTTGCAGGTGCTAATCTTTCAAACCTAAAAACAAAACAGTTTGAAATTTTAACCGAAAAGAAGAAATCTCGATCTACTGCGCAAACAAGTTTTGAAAAACTACTTGCCCAGGATAGTTATGCGAATCAACAAAAATCGCCATCAAAAACAAGCGAGAATTCTAAATGGCAGCCTGATGTGTATATTGCGCCAGCAATGGGTAATGATAATAAAGTAACCATGAACTATGGCTTTTCTTTGTCGTATGCTATTGCCAATAAATTATCAATAAGTTCTGGCATTTCTTATGCCTCTATTAGCACCACCGAGTCGTTAAACGCTTCTGCACCACAAACCTTATCGGGCAAAAACCTCGAGTCGGTTGATGCTAAAGTACGCGGAATTAACGTTCCTTTGGAATTAAAATATAATATTAGTGATAAACTCTACACCAATATAGGAGTTTCTGCACTGGCTGTTTTAAACAACTCACAGCAGAACAACTACATTGTAAACCAGGTGCAGAATTTTTCTACCACAACAGCAAATGGCTATGCCGATTCGAAGACATTAATTGTAAAAGAAAAAACTACTGAACCACAGCCAGAAGCCAATATAGATCCTGATAAATACATCGGGTTTTATAATTTTTCTTTAGGTTATAAACAAAAAATATCCAAAAAGAACAATATTGCCATCGAGCCTTTTTTAAGGCTGCCGATGAAAACTTTCTCTAAAGAAAACCTTAACCTCACCAACGGCGGGCTGCGTTTGAAGATCGATTTTTAG
- a CDS encoding RNA polymerase sigma factor (sigma-70 family) (product_source=TIGR02937; cath_funfam=1.10.10.10,1.10.1740.10; cog=COG1595; pfam=PF04542,PF08281; superfamily=88659,88946; tigrfam=TIGR02937): protein MIKKILSFEEILKGCVKNDNSCKEMMYKSFYGYLMGIILRYTKNPSDSEELVNDSFIKIFKHVGGFKAPKNPEELQRSFKGWIAQIASRTAIDKIRSSKVQFYVDDLAESEHPVTQVSVASELHVNDILNLLNHLPDTQRLVFNLYEIEGFAHDEISKMLNIPESSSRVYLTRSKNKLRTLYLNTMVNSYEKNG, encoded by the coding sequence GTGATAAAAAAAATACTCAGTTTTGAGGAAATTTTAAAAGGCTGTGTAAAAAACGACAATAGCTGCAAAGAAATGATGTATAAATCATTTTATGGCTATTTAATGGGCATTATTTTAAGGTATACCAAGAACCCTTCTGACAGTGAAGAGCTTGTAAATGACAGTTTTATCAAGATTTTTAAGCATGTTGGTGGCTTCAAAGCACCAAAAAATCCGGAAGAGTTACAGCGATCGTTTAAAGGCTGGATTGCCCAGATTGCTTCGCGGACGGCAATAGACAAAATACGGAGTTCGAAAGTTCAGTTTTATGTTGATGATTTAGCAGAAAGTGAACATCCGGTTACCCAGGTTTCGGTCGCTTCGGAGCTACACGTTAATGATATTTTGAATTTACTAAATCACTTACCAGATACACAGAGACTGGTATTTAACTTATATGAAATTGAGGGCTTTGCCCACGATGAAATTTCGAAGATGTTAAACATTCCTGAAAGTTCCAGTCGTGTTTACCTTACGCGTTCTAAAAATAAGTTACGTACCCTTTACCTAAATACCATGGTTAATTCATACGAAAAAAATGGATAA
- a CDS encoding hypothetical protein (product_source=Hypo-rule applied; cleavage_site_network=SignalP-noTM; pfam=PF14344; superfamily=49503), protein MKTNLKNFSTTKIILSLLAIALTITACKKDFNNDPIEAAGIGFVHASPGTGALDFILDNQKINSFTYTKDLGYYAAYPGTRLVGVAKKDSLKYLTTAQATLKEGSFYSVFVVDTLKSTKLLILEDDLKAPETDKAKVRFVNLSPGSAPFDLAIAGTDAPLFTAKAFKEFTTFSNIAPNDSYTFQLKQSGTVKVSLPAIKIEKGKIYTIWAKGLSSKTDSTGVGLSVMTNK, encoded by the coding sequence ATGAAAACGAATTTGAAAAATTTTAGCACTACAAAAATTATACTCTCTCTCTTAGCGATAGCTTTAACCATTACGGCTTGTAAAAAAGATTTTAACAACGACCCTATCGAAGCGGCTGGTATTGGCTTTGTTCATGCATCACCTGGAACAGGCGCCTTGGATTTTATCTTGGATAACCAAAAAATAAATAGCTTTACCTACACTAAAGATTTAGGATACTATGCCGCTTATCCAGGAACAAGGTTGGTGGGGGTTGCTAAAAAAGACTCTTTAAAATATTTAACCACAGCTCAAGCTACATTAAAGGAAGGATCATTTTATTCGGTTTTCGTAGTAGATACTTTAAAATCAACAAAACTTTTAATCCTTGAAGATGATTTAAAAGCACCTGAAACTGATAAGGCTAAAGTTCGTTTTGTAAACTTAAGTCCGGGTTCTGCTCCATTTGATTTAGCAATTGCAGGCACTGATGCACCTTTATTTACTGCAAAAGCTTTTAAAGAGTTCACCACTTTTAGCAATATTGCACCGAATGACAGCTATACTTTCCAGTTAAAGCAAAGCGGAACAGTTAAAGTTAGCTTACCGGCTATTAAAATCGAAAAAGGTAAAATTTATACCATCTGGGCTAAAGGTTTATCGAGCAAAACCGATAGTACTGGAGTTGGCTTATCAGTGATGACGAACAAATAA
- a CDS encoding ATPase subunit of ABC transporter with duplicated ATPase domains (product_source=COG0488; cath_funfam=3.40.50.300; cog=COG0488; pfam=PF00005,PF12848; smart=SM00382; superfamily=52540), whose amino-acid sequence MISVSNLSLRYGKRTLFEDVNLKFTQGNCYGVIGANGAGKSTFLKILSGEVNQTSGSVAFTPGERMAVLKQNHYEFDEFSVLETVMIGHKELYAIMKEKDAIYMKEDFSEKDGERAGELENLFAEMDGWNMESNAATMLSNLGITEDNHYKLLKELDNTQKVRVLLAQALFGNPDILLLDEPTNDLDIETIAWLENFLADYQNIVLVVSHDRHFLDAVCTHIVDIDFAKMSIYTGNYTFWYESSQLALKQRSDQNKKMEDKVKELQEFIRRFSANASKSKQATSRKKALDKIDITEIKASSRKYPAIIFNNTGREAGDQILQVENLGKNGNDGVLFDKITFMVNKGDKIAVLSQNSLATAAFYDVLTGRDTDHRGEFKWGVTISTADIPNDNSEYFAGKDENLVDWLREYSGTDADEQFVRSFLGRMLFSGEEVLKNVKVLSGGEKMRCMFSRMMLQQANLLMFDEPTNHLDLESIEALNNGMKDFKGAILFTSRDHQLTETVANRIIEITPKGTIDKLMTYDEYINSSDVAKLREEMYS is encoded by the coding sequence ATGATTTCAGTTTCTAATTTATCGTTACGATACGGCAAACGCACATTATTTGAAGATGTTAACCTAAAATTTACGCAGGGCAACTGCTATGGCGTAATCGGGGCTAACGGCGCAGGTAAATCTACTTTTCTAAAAATTTTATCGGGAGAGGTAAACCAAACTTCTGGTAGTGTGGCTTTTACTCCAGGCGAAAGAATGGCGGTTTTAAAACAAAACCACTACGAATTTGATGAGTTTTCGGTATTAGAAACCGTAATGATTGGGCATAAAGAACTTTATGCCATCATGAAAGAGAAAGATGCCATTTATATGAAAGAAGATTTCTCGGAGAAAGATGGCGAACGTGCCGGAGAGCTTGAAAATCTTTTTGCTGAAATGGATGGCTGGAACATGGAAAGTAATGCTGCAACCATGTTAAGCAATTTGGGCATTACCGAAGATAACCATTATAAATTACTAAAAGAGTTAGACAATACGCAAAAAGTACGTGTGTTATTGGCACAGGCCTTATTTGGTAATCCGGATATTTTATTACTGGATGAGCCTACCAACGATTTGGATATCGAAACCATTGCCTGGTTAGAAAACTTTCTGGCCGATTACCAGAATATTGTATTGGTTGTATCGCACGACAGGCACTTTTTAGATGCAGTTTGTACGCATATTGTGGATATCGATTTTGCTAAAATGAGCATTTACACCGGTAACTATACTTTCTGGTACGAATCTAGTCAGCTGGCATTAAAACAGCGTAGTGACCAGAACAAAAAAATGGAAGATAAGGTGAAGGAGCTACAGGAATTTATCCGCAGGTTTAGTGCAAATGCATCTAAATCAAAGCAGGCAACTTCTCGTAAAAAAGCCTTAGATAAGATTGATATCACCGAAATTAAAGCATCAAGCAGAAAATATCCGGCTATTATCTTCAACAATACTGGCCGTGAGGCTGGTGACCAGATTTTACAGGTGGAAAACTTGGGTAAAAACGGAAACGATGGTGTTTTGTTCGACAAAATTACCTTCATGGTAAATAAGGGTGATAAAATTGCTGTTTTATCTCAGAATAGTTTAGCTACCGCAGCATTTTATGATGTTTTAACGGGCAGAGATACAGACCATAGGGGAGAGTTTAAATGGGGTGTTACCATTAGCACAGCAGATATCCCTAACGATAACTCCGAATATTTTGCGGGTAAAGATGAAAACCTGGTAGATTGGTTACGTGAGTACTCTGGTACCGATGCGGATGAGCAATTTGTACGTAGCTTTTTAGGCCGTATGTTATTTTCGGGCGAAGAGGTACTTAAAAACGTAAAAGTACTTTCGGGAGGCGAAAAAATGCGTTGTATGTTCTCCAGAATGATGTTACAACAAGCCAACCTGTTAATGTTTGATGAGCCAACCAATCACCTGGATCTCGAATCTATCGAGGCACTGAACAATGGCATGAAAGATTTTAAAGGTGCAATATTGTTTACCTCACGAGATCACCAGTTAACCGAAACCGTTGCCAACCGCATTATCGAAATTACACCAAAAGGCACCATTGATAAGTTGATGACTTACGATGAATATATCAACAGCAGCGATGTTGCGAAACTAAGAGAAGAAATGTATTCTTAA